From one Salvelinus alpinus chromosome 14, SLU_Salpinus.1, whole genome shotgun sequence genomic stretch:
- the LOC139538875 gene encoding dual specificity calcium/calmodulin-dependent 3',5'-cyclic nucleotide phosphodiesterase 1A-like isoform X2, which translates to MEEYVTIKRKLLHRPVFRLRCLVKQLDKGEVNVVDLRKNIEYAASVLEAVYIDETRRLLDTEDELSDIQADSVPMEVRDWLASTFTRKMGVVRRRPEEKPRFRSIVHAVQAGIFVERMYRRTSNMAGLTYPPAAIAALKDVDKWSFDVFALHEASSEHALKFLVYELLTRYDLINRFRIPVSSLVSFVEALEVGYSKHRNPYHNLIHAADVTQTAHYLMLHTGIMHWLTELDILAMVFAAAIHDFEHTGTTNNFHIQTRSEVAILYNDRSVLENHHVSAAYRLMQEDEMNILVNLSKDDWRELRTLVIEMVMSTDMSCHFQQIKTMRNALQQPEGVDKAKALSLMLHAADISHPAKAWKLHYRWTQALMEEFFRQGDKEVELGLPFSPLCDRKATMIAQSQIGFIDFIVEPTFSVLVDTTEKIITPLIEDTLKSHDTGVRRSSLTGSGSVVESVQRHSGRGSSQGVDQGLTTDYSLTGIDLKRVRHTLAEVIQHNKDRWKELSVQELARKEQAELTSDPEKESLMNTEVTLTHTSPERHSQELQSEPFNELMNNTNTNSNNSSQEDSELDHSPHRPQSPSEDKETTSHGSISPEHLPWNGESPEPVLEQGEDSLQSP; encoded by the exons GCGTCTTCTGGACACTGAGGATGAGCTCAGTGACATCCAGGCGGACTCTGTGCCTATGGAGGTGCGTGATTGGCTGGCCTCGACCTTCACCAGGAAGATGGGCGTGGTCAGGAGACGACCAGAGGAGAAACCACGGTTCAGGAGCATCGTCCATGCCGTGCAGGCTGGCATCTTTGtcgagag GATGTACAGACGGACGTCTAACATGGCTGGGCTGACGTACCCTCCAGCTGCCATTGCTGCTTTGAAG GATGTAGATAAATGGTCCTTTGATGTGTTTGCGCTCCACGAGGCCAGCAGTGAACACGCATTAAAGTTCCTGGTGTACGAACTGCTCACCCGCTATGATCTGATCAACCGCTTCAGG ATTCCAGTGTCATCTCTGGTGTCCTTCGTAGAGGCTCTAGAGGTGGGCTACAGCAAACACAGAAACCCCTACCACAACCTGATCCACGCTGCTGACGTCACACAGACAGCACACTATCTGATGCTCCACACTGGCATTATG cacTGGCTCACTGAACTGGACATTCTAGCCATGGTGTTTGCTGCAGCTATCCATGACTTTGAACACACTGGGACAACCAACAACTTTCACATTCAGACCAG GTCAGAGGTGGCCATCCTGTACAATGATCGGTCAGTCCTGGAGAACCACCATGTCAGTGCTGCCTACAGACTTATGCAAGAAGATGAGATGAACATACTGGTCAACCTGTCAAAAGATGACTGGCG agaacTGCGGACCCTGGTGATTGAGATGGTGATGAGTACAGACATGTCCTGCCATTTCCAGCAGATCAAAACCATGAGGAACGCCCTGCAGCAGCCCGAGGG AGTAGACAAGGCTAAAGCCCTATCTCTGATGCTGCATGCAGCTGACATCAGTCACCCAGCCAAGGCCTGGAAGCTGCACTACCGATGGACACAGGCCCTGATGGAGGAGTTCTTCAGACAG gGCGATAAGGAGGTTGAGTTAGGGCTGCCATTCTCTCCTCTGTGTGATCGTAAAGCTACCATGATTGCCCAGTCACAAATAG gGTTCATTGACTTCATAGTAGAACCCacattctctgtgttggtggacACGACAGAGAAGATCATTACACCTCTCATAGAGGATACCTTAAAGTCACACGACACTGGTGTCCGCAGGTCAAG TTTGACAGGTAGTGGGTCGGTGGTGGAGTCAGTCCAGAGACACAGTGGTCGAGGGTCCAGCCAGGGAGTTGACCAGGGGCTCACTACAGACTATAGCCTGACTGGCATCGACCTGAAACGGGTCAGACACACACTGGCAGAGGTCATCCAACACAACAAAGACAGATGGAAGGAGCTCTCTGTACAAG AGTTGGCGAGGAAAGAGCAAGCTGAGTTGACTTCTGACCCAGAGAAAGAGTCCCTGATGAACACAGAGGTTACGTTGACTCACACCAGCCCTGAGAGACACAGCCAGGAGCTTCAATCAGAGCCCTTCAATGAACTGATgaacaacacaaacacaaactcCAATAACTCTTCCCAGGAGGACTCAGAGCTGGACCACAGTCCTCACAGGCCTCAGTCACCGTCTGAGGATAAAGAGACAACATCACATGGTTCCATCTCTCCTGAACACCTACCATGGAACG GAGAAAGCCCTGAGCCAGTCCTTGAGCAGGGGGAGGACTCTCTTCAGAGCCCTTGA